The Panicum hallii strain FIL2 chromosome 5, PHallii_v3.1, whole genome shotgun sequence genome contains the following window.
TAACCTCTATGAAATACCACATCTTTCATTTTGTTAGGTGTCCTTGAATGCATGCATTCAACCTTTTAGAATTTGACAACAAATATACATAAAAGTATTTAGATTTTGTCACCCAAAAATTTCATGAGCAGATATGTCATCAAAGCTAAGAGTTCTGCTAGCATATAATTAGGAGGAATGATCAAATACATTTATTGGAGACTGTTGATGTCCTGACTCCTGATGGCGGGAAATGTGTATTTTGACTGGTGTTAGTATACTAAATGCTGTTGTTATCATGTCATTAGCGTTCACATGCTCAAATTCACAATTTTCTGTTATCAGGAGGTGAACTTGCTGCTGAAGTTTCTGCAGTATCCAACCAACCAGTAAAGGATTCATCTACACTTGAAGCTATACTGAAGAAGCCACATGTGCTATATAAACTTCTTGATAAGCATGGATATGGAAACGAAAATTTATCTCGAATTGAGAAGGAATGTGTAGAGATTGATATCAAGTATGAAGGTTTCATTGCACGACAACAGAGTCAATTACACCAGGTAATTTGCTTATGATTATGTGTTTTTGTACTCGAGTAGATTTATGAAGGAAGTTAAAAGTGCTAGAGAAATGGTACATACATCATACAAGATGTCCAACAATGACGCGTTATGCATCCCTGATATGGTAGTAGTATATTTGCCATTCAATGGATCTATCATTTTTTTTTATCGAGTAACTTGTTCAGCTCTTTGGTGTTCTGTTGAGATTATTGGGGCAGCGGCTAGTTCTTTATTTTCGTTGgtgcattttttttcttcctttGCTTAAGAAAAGGTCCACGTTCATTGATATTGATGAGTTCATTTGTTTTGTTTATTAAATTGAAAAGGCAGCTGATTCTTAATTGTATCTTTTTTTACTCTGTTGAGATTGTTAACCAAGAACACAGGAAACTTCCTGAAGATTTGGATTACCACTCAATGAAAAATCTGTCAATTGAAGCTCGTGAGAAACTTTCGAAGGTAAGTGGCTCACCTGCTGTGGATATGTTCAGTGAAAACCTGCGAACGTTTTTATTATGGACATGTTTCCTTTGGGTTTTTTTTTTGCCCCACAAAACTAGTTCAATCTTTTGTGACAACCCATAATTGATTTTTTAAGATATCAATTACTATAAAAATTAGGACTACTTGGCCACATCTTGTCTGAAACTTGGTGCCATGTCATGTGCAAGCATAAGCTCAAAATAAGCCTAGACGAAAACATGGACCTGACATTACTGTGCTTTCATCTTTTAGAATTGCAACAATGCAAATTGGGAGCCATTTTTGTGGTCTAATTTTATCTAAATTATATCGTGATTGATCTGTAGGTACGTCCGCAAACTATAGGTCAGGCTAGCAGAATTGGTGGGGTGAGCCCAGCTGACATGACTGTTCTCCTTATATGGATGGAGAGCAAACGTCGCATGGCTAACCACAGGAGACAGCAAGACCAGCTGAGATCAGCTGCAGTGAAGTTAGATGATTCTTCAGAGGAAGTGGCCCATGCCAGCGCAGCATAGGAGTAGCAACAAGTTTGGTGAAGTACTCAGGAATTCTCGGTGTCTTGGCAGAATTACGCAGGAGGTGCAAATGCATGTGGAGCGGATATGCTGTGGCTATTTTGATTACCTGAAGAAATGTAGCGGTCCTTTGGCCCTTCCTGTTGTGGTTTATTTTCACCCTACATGTGCACATGGCTTTAGAAACTAGAATATATGATCAGCTTGGCAATTACAATTGCAGAGAGTCTCTAATCCTATATGAATCAGAAGGCTGATTGTAAAGAATGGCAACAGCGAAAATGTGGCATGATAATGGAGAGCTCCCATCGTTAATCCTTGTAAAGTGTGGAATCCTTTTATTATGCTCATTGTGATAAATAGTATGAGATGCTTTTGTATATATTTAGTTGTATAATCAAAATTGACAGAAAGTATGGGGCCCATTCCTATTTCTTATCAACGCTTTGGCTGACAAAATCCCTCATGCACTCACTGGGAGATATGGTTGGtgataaaaaaaaaagacagaATTTATAGTAGGGTAGTGCATGAGTTAAAATCAACATTGTTGAAGTACTAATTCGTGCTTCAAATAAGTGGTACATGAAGCCATGAACACACATACTACTAAGTGACTATTCTGTACCATGTACAGAATAAATAATTAATCGCTAAAACCTCTGAACGGTACTACCCTGTACAGAGCATGAGTCAGAGTAACGTAGGACCTAACATTTCTGCACGAATTGTAAGAGCTAAACAGCCTAACCCCAAGTTATATATCTATAATTCTATACAAAAAGTGCTCTACTATTGATCGCCGCATCAACCGCAAATGTGCCTGTTGTAAACTGAACTCTGGTGTGTTAAATCTTTCACTGGAATCTATTCTACGCAGTCTGAAGGCTCAAGTGCCTTGAATTCTGATTCGCATGTAGACCTGCTGGTTTTTCTGAAAGAAGCTGGCGATCTGCTGCAGCACAGGGACCAAACCAATCGGCAGAGTGGCTGAGGCTGCAACATGAGCATGAGTTAGGATCTTTTCATGGCTGATCCTCTCCTCGTCCCTTCTTTTCCTCAACCTTTCCAGGTAAATTACACGGTCATCATGGCTGTAGCGAGGGTTCTCCATGGTACTCAGCCCAAGTTCTCCCTGCAAAACCTCGCACTTtctgttgtaatctctggaAGCATGGTCGGCCTTCCGCTTCTGACGTTGCTCTTCTTCCAGGCTCTTCTTGAATTCATGCACAAGCTTAGAGAAATGGTCGATTGCTCTCAGGGCGTCAGTCTTGGAGACCATCTCAATCGCTTGGAACCAATCATTTGAGATGATGAATACAGGTGGCGCGCCAAGCCTTCCTGGAGAGAAAGGTGGGACTCCATCGGCTGTATCTTCCTCCGGCGCCTCAGGGAGCCATTTCTTGAGCCATCCATTCAGTGCCTCAACACAAGACCTTTGCGAGCTGATCCACTTGTTGAAACAGCGATACCATTTTGTGAGCTCCCTCTCCAATTCCCTTGAGGCCTCTGAAGCCTCTCCAGATTGACTTAGGGTCATCGCCTTCAGCTGGTTAATTTTGCTGTCATGTATGGCCAATAGCTGCTTCTCATGGCATTCCAGAACCCTTTTCCACAATCTTCTGAACCTGTACTTTGGAACAAGCAACCATATTGCATTAGAATTGATTTGATCTTTTGAAGACCAGACAATTCAAAGAAGGAATATTCATACCTTTGGATGAGATCAACCAGTTGAGGGTAAAGTTCTTCATCTCGAATCTTCTGTATCTTTGACGAGAAGGCATTGGCAGTTCTAACGTTGATGCTGATCTTGGACCGTAGAAGCCTTACCGTCAGCCGGGTGGAATCGATTGTACTTGATTCAGCTCCTCGTTCATCCAGAGATTTCAATCTCCTGTAGTTCTTCTCATACTGCATCCGTAGCTTCTCTTCATCCTAGAACAACCACCTAACGACGTTCAACACATATTTGGCAGTAAATCAGATAAATAGCACCTACAGTTTCTCGCCCTATACTAACAACACAGCTACTTCAGTTATAAGTTTTGTCGATGGGAGCGCAGGTGTGTACCTTAATCTCCTGATAGAGCTTCGTTTCCCAGACCCACAGCTTCTCCAGAGTTGATGATAGGTGGCCAATACCATTTCTTCGACCAGCACTTGGCGAGGCTGAAGTGCTCGCCTTGCTGCTTGATGCTCTTGACTTCCTGCCATGTGGTTTTGGGAGGCAAGACGATGTTGACACGGTAAGACCTATAGGATCAACCACTCTGGAAGAGATGTCTGCCAAAAACAGAAATGAATGGTTTTACATTACTGCACTAGCAAATATAACACAACCTGCAAAGGTAAAAGAAATGTCAAGTATGTTTGCACTCAAATAAAGCAATGCATTACCCACATCTAAGAACTCTGGGGGTGCTCCGGGGAGGCATTTTCCCCACCTCCAGCAGCCTTGAGACCTCTGTGCTGCAGTTTACCACCTCGTCGAACAGCTCCTTGACCTCGTCCATTGCTTCCCTGACATCTCTCGTCCCATGATGCAATGGCGAGAATGGCTCGCTGCTCACCGCCGACTGCACTGACTTGCCATGGCTATCACCACCTCCTTCTGCTCTGATGGACTGTTCCTCATCGAAGGCCACATCTTTCTTCTTCCCACTGGTGCTGCTGCCATCAATGTCGCCACTAACAGTACCCCTTAGGCTGGCCGTGTTCTTGCCCCCTTCCTTGCTCTTCGAGCTGGCATTGCTTGGCACTGAGTTGATCCTGGAAACTGGTTTCCCTGCCTCAGCATTGGCATCAGGAGCTGTCTCCGATCCCTTCCTCTGTAAATTGCCACCAGGAGCTGTCTCCGGTCCCTTACTCTGTAGCTTGGCACCAGGAGCTGGTTCCGATCCCTTCCTCTGCAGCTTGCCGCCAGAAGGATTGCCATTTGAGGCGGCATTGTCTGCAATTGGTCCCTTCCCCTTCGCAATTTGGTCAGCAACCCCGGAAGTCGATGGCTTCgatgtcgccgccgccgccttggccTCCaattccgcctcgtcctcaagCTCCGGGATTCCCTCCATCCTCCTCAGCTCGGCGTAGTTGGGGCTGTTGGTTGGCTGATTCCCGCCAGAGAAGCCCTCCACAAACTGGTCGTACTGCGTGAAGGGGTCAAAGAAATCCCACGGAGAAACCTCCGCGGtcggcggcgaaggcggcggtccgGGCTGCATCGGCGCAGGCTCCGGTCTCTCCCCGGCAACCACCTCGCCGTAGGGCCCGTACGGGTACGCGTACCCGTAGCCGTATCCGTAGCTGGTCTCGGCTTGGGTGTACTGGACCTGGGCGCTGGGGTCCTCGTACACTACGGTGGGCACGGTGGACGACCTCCTCATGTAGTGGTGGTGGTGCCTCGTGGACGACGACAACCCCTTGTCgcttccgccgccgcgtccGTGTTTGGCGTCATGGAGAGCCTCCTCGATGTCGTGGTCGTCGTCGGAGAGGGAGTGCGAGAGCGACGAGATGGTGGACGCCGAGGACGGGGACGGCGGGAGGCTGGACGCTGTGGCCGCGGCGACTTGCTTGGCGGGGGAAGGCGGGAGCCTGAGCACCGGCGAGGAGCCGGGCGCGGGCGTGGCCGGCGCGAGCGCGGCCGCGGCGAAGCGCCGGAGCGCGTCCCCGACGGCGGCGAGCGAGCGGAAGTAggcggcgtgcgcggcggcgagcgcgaacCGGCGGTCGGCCGCGGCGCGGATGAGCGCCACGCGCTCGCGGCACAGCGCGGCGGGGTCGGCGCGGCCCCGCGGGCGcgacgaggaggaagaggaggcgcGGCGCGCCCTGGAGGTGACCGTGGCGGCGAAGGCGTCGTGGGAGGTAGTGCAGCCCATCCGCGCGCGAGAAACCCTAGCGGCTGCGACGTACAGAGAGGGTGCGCTCCGGTGGCTCGTCGCCGTCCATTATAAGGCGACGGCCGCCGCGTGTTTGGTCGGCTGGCGCGCGTTGGTCCGCGTCTCCGAGTCGGCTTCGGGGACGGGGCAGAAtatggcggcggcgatggagatGGAAGGCGGAGGCGGAATCGAGGCGGCGGAAGGCGCGTGGAGAGAGGCGGCAGGGGAGGGCTGGCGGGCAGAGGACTCCCTCGTGTTGAGAGAGATGGAGGTGGACGAGGATGGAACGAGTAGTTGGGCCTTTTCCCTTGGGTGTCGATGTCCTCTCACTTTTTTTGCTTTTTCGCCCTTTTGCTTCGCCTGTTTTCACCTTTGGGTGATCAGGGGTGCTATTAAGATTATGTACAATCTCCGAAACTAGTATTACCGTAGTTCTCCGAGGACCTTAGTGCAAAGCACCTGCCGCAGGTCAGGTCGACGGAGTCCACTGCCCAGCAGGTCGCAAACGGAACGGAAGGAGCGCATGCAACGCAACGCGGAGTCCGACGGAGACCTCGAAGATTTCCTTGATCGAAACCTTGTCCTGTTTGGAGTTGTCGAAACCAAAACCCCCTTGGCTTGCATTTGGGTTTGAATTTCGGAGAGTGCAAGTACTCGATCTGCTAGCTAGTACGCAACAACAAGTACTCGATCTGGAGT
Protein-coding sequences here:
- the LOC112893475 gene encoding uncharacterized protein LOC112893475, translated to MGCTTSHDAFAATVTSRARRASSSSSSRPRGRADPAALCRERVALIRAAADRRFALAAAHAAYFRSLAAVGDALRRFAAAALAPATPAPGSSPVLRLPPSPAKQVAAATASSLPPSPSSASTISSLSHSLSDDDHDIEEALHDAKHGRGGGSDKGLSSSTRHHHHYMRRSSTVPTVVYEDPSAQVQYTQAETSYGYGYGYAYPYGPYGEVVAGERPEPAPMQPGPPPSPPTAEVSPWDFFDPFTQYDQFVEGFSGGNQPTNSPNYAELRRMEGIPELEDEAELEAKAAAATSKPSTSGVADQIAKGKGPIADNAASNGNPSGGKLQRKGSEPAPGAKLQSKGPETAPGGNLQRKGSETAPDANAEAGKPVSRINSVPSNASSKSKEGGKNTASLRGTVSGDIDGSSTSGKKKDVAFDEEQSIRAEGGGDSHGKSVQSAVSSEPFSPLHHGTRDVREAMDEVKELFDEVVNCSTEVSRLLEVGKMPPRSTPRVLRYISSRVVDPIGLTVSTSSCLPKPHGRKSRASSSKASTSASPSAGRRNGIGHLSSTLEKLWVWETKLYQEIKDEEKLRMQYEKNYRRLKSLDERGAESSTIDSTRLTVRLLRSKISINVRTANAFSSKIQKIRDEELYPQLVDLIQRFRRLWKRVLECHEKQLLAIHDSKINQLKAMTLSQSGEASEASRELERELTKWYRCFNKWISSQRSCVEALNGWLKKWLPEAPEEDTADGVPPFSPGRLGAPPVFIISNDWFQAIEMVSKTDALRAIDHFSKLVHEFKKSLEEEQRQKRKADHASRDYNRKCEVLQGELGLSTMENPRYSHDDRVIYLERLRKRRDEERISHEKILTHAHVAASATLPIGLVPVLQQIASFFQKNQQVYMRIRIQGT